A window from Vespa velutina chromosome 13, iVesVel2.1, whole genome shotgun sequence encodes these proteins:
- the LOC124953708 gene encoding neurofibromin isoform X1 encodes MGTQKPVEWANSLIARFEEQLPCRTGPQTTHSRLNEERNKKCLIQISRYRFSLVISGLTKMLQRVNEMAPSIGNPRTDQDRQCYESIIIVLDTLEKCLVNQPRDTTKYDEAMNVKLLLREICQFIDIPNDIPQHAHLKNLASKVLFALSLNFFSAVFNRISARLQELSNCGDENPDYSDIELIQHINIDVYRLTKLLNETIQKFKQLKKSVHLVLMNSLEKAIWNWMDTYPHEFADIQRRPNEDLAKACEELFDILDVYVDNKKGRNAALWPLQIMLLVLSPKVLDEIVADAGVSILQKHEKKRQFIISIKHSLATHGSSSRHLVEAAAVTCIKLCKASTYINNLDFNNVIFKLVQQVMNDLTALLFNPCKQFSRGQNYIAQDVDLMIDCFVSCFRIKPNNNKVLTFDFPLTYQFVLVSSLYKIVTEPRLTWWPQIDLIYSRSTELRNMFIDTLNKVTQSYSHTPLRMIQSLTLKNKEQSKCKDKGEEVFSNKNLLLCMVRLIHADPMLMLNNQGKAGHEMQSSTLELINGLVTLVHQTTMLDIANEAMEALLVLHHPDKIKAWNPEAPMETFWDISSQVLSSISEKLIQHQIFNYTSILKWLREILICRNGFLSQNKDYANVGSQIATCKQAHIKLEVALFMYLWSIDMEAVLVSMSCFALLCEEAEIRCGSDEVTVTCLLPNYHLYIELAQTSTILTTASGDSRINSHEYNHGRAALQKRIMALLRKIEHCVNGVQPAWEETYKNWEAMLRQLSNYPKTKTEDGQVESFHRSTGRRRASHQNSEHELDEQINEWANMTGFLCALGGVCLQKRFSNRLLSGLPSNPEAKKGSAKQLESISCLSNVNQDVQYCLVTQFVFNLLRLLTCNNEKFGAQIQKHVQELVGHEMSPALYPILFDQIKSIVEKFFDQGQVIVLDVNTQFIEHTIFIMKNILDSKTDQPSEYLGMTSIEGMTLAIVRYVRHLDMSVHSIHIKTNLCQLVETMMKRRDDLAFRQEMKFRNKLVEYLTDWIMGTTHQITPPSGADVTSITRELDQACMEAVGALLRGLPLQPEESDRGDPMEAKSQLFLKYFTLFMNLLNACNDGAAEEKDAVTPQPQLTIGKLSTLRNATIQVMSNLLSANIDSGLMHSISLGYNPDLQTRAAFMEVLTKILQQGTEFDNLAETVLADRFEQLVQLVTMISDKGELPIAMALANVVTTNQMDELARVFVTLFDAKHLLSPLLWNMFYREVEVSDCMQTLFRGNSLGSKIMAFCFKIYGASYLQSLLEPLIRPLLDDYTTGFEVDNARIDTNEDIEQNGRNLIALTQKVFDAIVSSADRFPPQLRSMCHCLYQVLSKRFPQCPQINIGAVGTVIFLRFINPAIVSPQEMGIVNKPVPAQVKRGLMLMSKILQNIANYVEFSKEQHMLPFNDFLRAHFEIGRRFFIQIASDCETVDQTSHPMSFVSDANVLALHRLLWNHQERIGDYLSSSRDHKAVGRRPFDKMATLLAYLGPPEHKPIDSHLLFSSYARWSSIDMSSTNFEEIMVKHNMHELDEFKTIKSLNIFYQAGTSKQGYPVFYYIARRYKIVETNSDLLIYHVILTLKPFCHSPFELVVDFTHACSDNRFRTEFLQKWFYVLPAVAYENIHAAYIYNCNSWVREYTKFHDGILAPLKGNRKVVFIDGPGRLNDYIDIENQKLPGATLSLDEDLKVFTSALKLSHKDTKISVRVGPTALQITSAEKCKVLSHSVLLNDVYYASEIDQVSLMDDNQFSLIISNEVSPLLFIHNDCDSIVQAIIHIRNRWELSQSDSMSVHPKIRPKDVPGTLLNMALLNLGSSDPNLRTAAYNQLCALTATFDLKIEGQLLETSGLCIPSNNTIFIKHVSETLAANDPHLTLEFLEECIQGFRMSTIELKHLCLEYMTPWLKNLVKFYKPNDEGGKRQKQVSQIIDKLITLTIKEVEMYPSIQAKIWSTIGRLPELIDTVLDNFIQRSVELGSPRVEIIADTAVALASGNVQLVAKKVIGRLCRVVDKTCTSPTTSLEQHKMWHSIAILARYLLMLSFNNCLDVGKNLPYIFHTVTFLVCSGSLSMRASTHGLVINSIHSLCTCSSPQFSEDTHRILRMSLDEFSLPKFYLLFGISQVKSAAVTAFRTAHRYSNEKRYGNERNVCGTQDRERLSLTNLEVITDALLEIMEACMRDIPNCDWLKTWTSLAKSFAFCFNPALQPRALIVFGCISKSINDQDMKQLLRILVKALESFNDITLLEAIVMCLTRLQPLLRPESPIHRYLFWVATSVLQLDEASLYASGLALLEQNLHTLDSQGTFDDKTLERVMMSTREPLEGHFKQLDNAVGLSFKSNFHFALVGHLLKGYRHPTPTTVTRTARVLTMLLAIVAKPYRRDKFEVSPESVAYLAALVSVSEEVRSRCHIRHSLNKNTTESGSTDFLDALVSHVTDVPGNTSNPTNRRQKSWDLLDQSALTQAKQQKQYSAHQTGRILFKTQRSFSVPTAKEAKPTDDPEPKNRSARVSVSNENNVLLDPEVLTDFPTQILVLTVLATLVKYSTDENETRILYEYLAEASVVFPKVFPVIHNLLDAKINTILSSCHDQAILNAVQGIIQNMIACEDTSQQQLHYLQSYGFGGLWRFAGPYSNCNCTAESAELFVNCLKAMVKSCPSTEENELASTNEASSQKIKRIVSDGHGSDNNTSKFKSTNTGSDRMNIRTFSEDTDDSRGTTSMRRDHSVETKGGIPTDSMSQAEIASSSNGGIPS; translated from the exons ATGGGCACGCAAAAGCCGGTAGAATGGGCCAATTCGCTAATTGCGCGTTTCGAGGAACag cTGCCGTGCCGTACCGGTCCTCAAACTACTCACTCTCGtttaaacgaagaaagaaacaaaaaatgtttGATACAAATATCACgatatcgtttctctctcgtaaTATCTGGCCTCACGAAGATGCTGCAACGCGTCAACGAAATGGCACCTTCTATCGGAAATCCACGTACCGATCAAGATCGTCAATGTTATGAAtctattatcatcgttttgGATACATTAGAAAAATGTCTTGTTAATCAGCCAAGAGACACTACGAAATACGACGAGGCCatgaatgtaaaattattgctTAGAGAAATATGCCAATTTATAG acATACCAAATGACATCCCTCAACATGCGCATCTTAAAAATTTGGCTAGCAAAGTATTATTTGCCTTGAGCCTAAACTTTTTCAGTGCagtttttaatagaatatctGCCAGATTGCAAGAATTATCTAATTGCGGTGATGAAAATCCAGATTATAgtgatattgaattaattcagCATATCAACATTGACGTATATAGATTAACAAAACTTTTGAatg aaactatacaaaaatttaaacAACTCAAGAAATCCGTTCATTTGGTTCTAATGAATTCATTGGAAAAAGCAATTTGGAATTGGATGGATACTTATCCCCATGAATTTGCTGATATTCAAAGGAGACCTAATGAAGATTTAGCTAAAGCATGCGAAGAACTTTTTGATATTCTTGATGTATacgtcgataataaaaaaggaagaaatgctGCTCTTTGGCCATTGCAAATTATGTTGCTAGTATTATCGCCTAAAGTATTGGATGAAATTGTTGCCGATGCTGGAGTATCTATTTTacaaaaacatgaaaaaaagagacaatttATAATTAGCATTAAACATAGTTTGGCAACTCATGGTAGTTCGAGTAGACATTTGGTTGAAGCAGCCGCGGTAACGTGCATTAAACTTTGTAAGGcatctacgtatataaataatttggatTTCAATAAcgtcatttttaaattagtaCAACAAGTAATGAATGATCTAACGGCATTGTTGTTTAATCCCTGCAAGCAATTCTCTCGTGGACAAAATTACATTGCTCAAGATGTTGATTTAATGATAGATTGTTTTGTAAGCTGTTTCCGTATAAaaccaaataataataaagtactTACATTTGATTTTCCATTGACATACCAATTCGTCTTGGTCAGTTCGTTATACAA aATCGTGACAGAACCAAGACTCACATGGTGGCCTCAAATAGATTTGATATATTCACGAAGTACGGAACTTAGAAATATGTTTATCGATACATTGAACAAAGTAACACAGAGCTATTCTCATACGCCATTGCGAATGATTCAAAGCTTGACtctcaaaaataaagaacaaagtaAATGCAAGGATAAAGGGGAAGAGGTTTTTAGTAACAAAAATTTGCTCTTATGTATGGTACGACTTATTCATGCAGATCCCATGTTGATGTTAAAC aatcaAGGTAAAGCTGGACACGAAATGCAAAGTTCAACGTTAGAATTGATTAATGGTCTTGTTACTTTGGTCCATCAAACAACGATGCTAGATATAGCTAATGAAGCAATGGAAGCATTGTTAGTATTACATCATCCTGACAAAATCAAAGCATGGAATCCAGAAGCTCCAATGGAGACTTTTTGGGACATTAGTTCTCAAGTACTTTCTTCGATTTCTGAAAAACTTATTCAAcatcaaattttcaattataccAGTATATTGAAGTGGCTTAGAGAGATTTTAATTTGTCGAAATGGGTTTCTCTCgcaaaataaagattatgctAACGTGGGTAGTCAAATTGCTACATGTAAGCAAGCACACATTAAACTTGAg GTTGCCctctttatgtatttatggAGCATTGATATGGAAGCTGTCTTGGTATCTATGTCATGTTTTGCATTATTGTGCGAAGAAGCTGAGATTCGCTGTGGTAGCGATGAAGTAACTGTGACGTGCCTACTTCccaattatcatttatatattgaattagCTCAAACTTCTACTATATTAACCACTG CCAGCGGGGATAGTAGAATAAATTCTCATGAATATAATCATG gaCGAGCTGCATTACAGAAGAGGATTATGGCCTTATTGAGAAAAATTGAACATTGTGTTAATGGTGTTCAACCt GCATGGGAAGAAACGTATAAAAACTGGGAGGCAATGTTACGACAATTATCTAATTATCCGAAAACAAAGACAGAAGATGGTCAAGTTGAATCGTTTCATCGTAGTACCGGAAGGAGAAGAGCTTCTCATCAAAATTCGGAACATGAATTGGATGAACAAATTAATGAATGGGCAAATATGACAGGATTTCTTTGTGCATTAGGTGGAGTGTGTTTGCAAAAGCGTTTTTCTAATAGATTGCTTTCTGGATTACCATCAAATCCTGAAGCTAAAAAGGGCTCAGCAAAGCAATTAGAATCTATATCTTGTTTATCGAACGTCAATCAGGATGTACAATATTGTCTAGTTACACAATTTGTGTTCAATCTTCTCAGATTATTAACATGTAACAATGAAAAGTTTGGAGCACAAATACAAAAGCATGTTCAGGAATTAGTTGGTCACGAAATGAGCCCTGCTTTATATCCAATACTATTTGAccaaataaaaagtatagtagaaaaattctttgatCAAGGGCAAGTAATTGTATTAGACGTTAATACACAATTTATTGAACATACGATCTTTATAATGAAGAATATTTTGGATTCTAAAACTGATCAACCATCGGAATATCTTGGAATGACTAGTATAGAAGGAATGACATTAGCAATTGTTAGATATGTTAGACATTTGGATATGTCGGTACATTCCATTCATATTAAGACCAACTTGTGTCAACTCGTCGAAACAATGATGAAAAGACGTGACGATTTAGCATTTCgacaagaaatgaaatttcgaaataaattagtGGAATACCTGACTGATTGGATAATGGGCACTACGCATCAAATAACTCCACCCAGTGGTGCTGATGTTACGAGTATTACAAG AGAATTGGATCAAGCATGTATGGAAGCAGTAGGAGCATTATTACGTGGACTTCCTCTTCAACCCGAAGAATCCGATCGTGGTGACCCTATGGAAGCAAAGTCACAATTATTTCTTAAGTATTTTACACTTTTCATGAATTTGTTAAATGCATGTAACGATGGGGCAGCTGAGGAGAAAGATGCAGTTACACCACAACCACAATTAACTATCGGCAAATTGTCTACGTTACGTAATGCTACTATACAAGTAATGAGCAATCTTCTCAGTGCAAATATTGATAGCGGCTTAATGCATtctataa GTTTAGGCTATAATCCAGATCTTCAAACACGAGCAGCTTTTATGGAAGTGTTGACAAAAATTCTTCAACAAGGAACCGAATTTGATAATCTTGCTGAAACAGTATTGGCTGATAGATTTGAACAATTAGTTCAATTAGTTACAATGATCAGCGATAAAGGAGAATTACCTATTGCAATGGCACTAGCTAATGTAGTAACAACAAATCAGATGGACGAATTGGCACGCGTTTTCGTTACCTTATTTGATGCTAAACACTTATTATCGCCGTTGTTATGGAATATGTTTTATCGAGAAGTTGAAGTTTCTGATTGTATGCAAACTCTCTTTCGGGGGAACAGTCTTGGGAGTAAAATTATggcattttgttttaaaatttatgGCGCGAGCTATTTGCAAAGTTTATTAGAACCATTGATCAGGCCACTGCTCGATGATTATACAACAGGATTTGAAGTTGATAACGCAAGAATAGATACGAATGAAGATATAGAACAAAATGGACGTAATTTGATTGCATTGACGCAAAAAGTATTTGATGCCATAGTATCCTCTGCTGATAG atttccTCCACAATTGCGCTCGATGTGTCATTGTTTATATCAAGTACTTAGTAAAAGATTTCCTCAGTGTCCGCAAATTAACATTGGTGCAGTTGGAACAGTGATATTCTTACGTTTCATTAATCCAGCTATAGTGTCGCCACAAGAAATGGGAATAGTAAATAAACCAGTACCGGCACAAGTCAAACGTGGTCTAATGCTGATgtcaaaaatattacaaaatatagcGAATTACGTTGAATTCAGTAAAGAACAACATATGTTACccttcaatgattttttacgAGCGCATTTTGAAATAGGCAGAAGATTTTTCATACAGATAGCATCGGATTGTGAAACGGTCGATCAAACGAGCCATCCTATGTCATTCGTATCCGACGCAAATGTTTTAGCTTTGCATAGACTTTTGTGGAATCATCAAGAACGAATTGGTGATTATCTCAGTAGTAGTAGGGACCATAAAGCTGTAGGTAGAAGGCCTTTTGATAAAATGGCTACATTATTGGCATATCTTGGCCCTCCAGAACATAAACCAATCGATTCACA tttattattttcatcctaTGCTCGATGGTCAAGCATTGATATGTCATCGACtaattttgaagaaatcatGGTGAAACATAATATGCACGAATTGGATGAGTTTAAAACCATCAAAAGCTTGAACATATTTTATCAAGCAGGAACAAGCAAACAAGGCTATccagtattttattatattgcaaGACGTTATAA gatCGTTGAAACTAATAGCgatttattgatatatcaCGTGATTCTTACTTTAAAACCATTCTGCCATTCGCCATTTGAGTTAGTTGTTGATTTCACTCATGCCTGTTCTGATAATCGATTTAGAACGGAATTCTTGCAAAAGTGGTTTTATGTGCTGCCAGCAGTAGCCTATGAAAATATTCACGCtgcatacatttataattgtaatagttGGGTACGagaatatacaaaatttcatgATGGAATCTTGGCACCTTTGAAGGGAAATCGCAAAGTAGTTTTCATCGATGGACCTGGCCGTTTAAATGACTATATCGATATAGAGAATCAGAAATTACCTGGTGCAACTTTATCTCTTGATGAGGATTTGAAGGTTTTTACCAGTGCTTTGAAATTATCCCATAAAGATACTAAAATTTCTGTAAGGGTTGGACCAACTGCTTTACAAATTACCTCTGCCGAAAAATGTAAAGTGTTATCACATTCCGTTCTTTTAAATGATGTATATTATGCTTCAGAAATAGACCAGGTTTCATTGATGGATGACAATCAGTTTTCCCTTATTATCTCCAATGAAGTTAgtccattattatttatccacAATGACTGTGATAGCATTGTGCAAGCTATAATTCACATAAGAAATAGATGGGAATTATCACAATCAGATTCTATGTCAGTTCATCCAAAGATACGACCTAAAGATGTGCCTGGTACCTTATTAAATATGGCTCTGTTAAATCTTGGCAGTTCTGATCCAAACTTACGAACGGCTGCATACAATCAATTGTGTGCATTAACAGCGAcgtttgatttaaaaattgaagGCCAACTATTGGAAACCTCTGGTTTATGTATACCATCGaacaatacaatatttattaaacacgTTAGCGAGACATTAGCTGCAAACGATCCACATTTGACCCTCGAATTTCTGGAGGAATGCATTCAAGGATTTCGTATGTCTACCATCGAATTAAAACATTTGTGTTTAGAATATATGACGCCATGGTTAAAGAATTTGGTCAAGTTTTACAAACCAAATGACGAAGGTGGCAAACGTCAGAAGCAAGTCTCGcaaataatagataaactTATTACTTTAACGATCAAAGAGGTTGAAATGTATCCAAGTATTCAAGCTAAAATTTGGAGCACCATTGGTAGATTACCTGAATTAATAGATACCGttcttgataattttattcaacgtAGCGTTGAATTGGGTTCGCCGAGAGTTGAAATAATAGCGGATACAGCTGTAGCTCTTGCATCTGGAAATGTTCAATTAGTGGCCAAGAAAGTAATTGGAAGATTATGCAGAGTGGTTGATAAAACTTGCACTTCCCCGACAACTTCTCTTGAGCAACATAAAATGTGGCATAGCATAGCCATTTTAGCACGTTATTTATTGATgttatcgtttaataattgtttagaCGTTGGAAAAAATTTACCATATATCTTTCACACCGTTACTTTCCTAGTATGTTCTGGAAGTCTTAGTATGCGAGCCTCTACCCATGGTTTAGTTATCAATAGTATACATTCTCTGTGTACGTGCAGTTCGCCACAATTCTCTGAGGATACACACAGAATATTAAGGATGAGTCTGGATGAATTTTCATTGCCtaaattttatcttctatttGGCATTAGCCAAGTAAAGTCTGCAGCTGTAACGGCATTTAGAACAGCTCATCGTTACTCAAACGAGAAACGTTatggaaacgaaagaaacgtttGTGGAACacaagacagagaaagattaTCTTTAACGAATTTGGAAGTAATTACCGATGCTCTTCTTGAGATTATGGAAGCATGCATGAGAGATATTCCCAATTGCGATTGGCTTAAAACATGGACATCTTTGGCTAAGAGTTTTGCATTCTGTTTTAATCCTGCTTTACAACCGCGTGCTTTAATCGTTTTTGGTTGTATCAGTAAAAGTATAAATGATCAGGATATGAAACAATTGTTAAGGATATTAGTGAAAGCTTTGGAAAGTTTTAATGACATCACACTTTTGGAAGCAATTGTTATGTGTCTTACACGTTTACAACCACTTCTTAGGCCT gaATCGCCGATACACAGATATTTATTCTGGGTAGCCACGTCTGTTCTTCAATTGGATGAAGCATCTCTATATGCATCTGGTTTGGCTCTTCTCGAACAAAATCTACACACTCTTGATTCTCAGGGTACTTTTGATGACAAG aCTTTAGAACGAGTAATGATGTCGACACGTGAACCACTGGAAGGACATTTCAAACAATTGGACAATGCAGTAGGATTATCATTTAAGTCTAACTTCCATTTTGCGTTAGTGGGACATCTTCTGAAAGGATATAGACATCCCACACCAACGACGGTAACAAGGACAGCTAGAGTATTAACTATGCTATTAGCTATTGTAGCTAAACCTTACAGAAGAGATAAGTTTGAAGTATCACCAGAGAGTGTGGCATATTTAGCTG cttTAGTATCTGTGTCAGAAGAAGTCAGAAGTCGATGTCATATCAGACATtctcttaataaaaatactacaGAATCTGGCAGTACAGATTTTCTTGACGCTTTGGTATCTCATGTTAca gatGTGCCTGGAAATACTAGTAATCCAACCAATCGAAGGCAAAAGTCTTGGGATCTTCTTGATCAATCTGCTCTAACTCAAGCTAAGCAACAGAAACAATACTCAGCTCATCAG ACTGGccgaattttatttaaaacgcAGCGATCCTTCTCCGTACCCACCGCAAAGGAAGCCAAGCCAACTGATGATCCAGAACCAAag aatcgTAGTGCTAGGGTTAGCGTgagtaatgaaaataacgtatTGCTCGACCCTGAAGTATTAACGGATTTCCCAACGCAAATTCTGGTTCTAACTGTTTTGGCAACTTTGGTCAAATACTCGACGGACGAAAATGAAACGCGAATTCTTTATGAATACCTAGCAGAGGCATCTGTGGTATTTCCTAAAGTTTTTCCTGTCAT aCACAATCTATTAGATGCAAAAATTAACACTATATTGTCATCTTGTCATGATCAAGCCATTTTAAATGCCGTACAAGGAATCATACAAAATATGATTGCATGCGAGGATACAAGTCAACAGCAACTTCATTATTTACAAAGTTATGGTTTTGGTGGATTATGGAGATTTGCTGGGCCATATTCGaac tgCAATTGTACGGCAGAGAGTGCGGAATTGTTTGTTAATTGTTTAAAAGCAATGGTAAAATCCTGTCCATCTACTGAAGAAAATGAACTTGCCAGTACCAACGAAGCATCATCCCAAAAAATTAAACGTATTGTAAGCGATGGACATGGTTCAGATAATAATACATCCAAATTTAAATCTACTAATACCGGAAGTGATCGTATGAATATACGTACTTTCTCAGAGGATACAGATGATTCACGTGGCACTACTTCTATGCGCAGAGA TCATAGTGTAGAAACTAAAGGAGGCATTCCCACGGACTCAATGAGTCAAGCAGAAATAGCAAGTAGTAGTAATGGTGGTATACCTTCCTAA